In Flavobacterium okayamense, a single window of DNA contains:
- a CDS encoding DNA cytosine methyltransferase produces the protein MRKLNFIDLFAGAGGLSEGFIRTGFTPIAHVEMNKDACDTLRTRTAFHFLKENNRIDEYYKYLKGNISREELWSKIPTHLIKSVINKEISPKTLPDIFNIIDNELNGQDVDLVIGGPPCQAYSVAGRARKNMEDDPRNHLYKHYVKFLSRYKPKMFVFENVPGILSASNGEYLEKIFKAVKKEGYELEKQVLNAKNFNVLQDRKRVIIIGWRKDLKLQYPKFEEKEVQFEVLKHLFSDLPKLKSGQGEWNVSKYTKKTNVYLDSTRIRNGIDFTTQHIARFNNENDLEIYRIAVEKWIKENKRLNYGELPARLIKHSNTKTFSNRFQVVNHKGISHTVVAHICADGHYYIHPDIEQNRSITVREAARIQSFPDDYFFESSRTAAFKQIGNAVPVLMAEGIANKIKEML, from the coding sequence ATGAGAAAACTAAATTTTATTGATTTATTTGCTGGAGCTGGTGGATTATCTGAAGGCTTTATTAGGACTGGTTTTACTCCTATTGCTCATGTTGAAATGAATAAAGATGCATGTGATACTTTACGAACTAGAACTGCTTTTCATTTTCTAAAAGAGAATAATAGAATTGATGAATACTACAAATATTTGAAAGGAAATATTTCAAGAGAAGAGTTATGGAGTAAAATTCCAACTCATTTAATCAAATCTGTAATTAATAAAGAAATTTCTCCCAAAACACTTCCTGATATATTTAATATTATTGACAATGAATTGAACGGACAAGATGTAGATTTAGTTATTGGAGGTCCTCCATGTCAAGCTTATTCTGTAGCTGGAAGAGCTAGAAAAAACATGGAAGATGATCCAAGAAATCATCTTTACAAACATTATGTCAAATTTCTAAGCCGATATAAACCAAAGATGTTTGTTTTTGAGAATGTACCGGGTATTCTCTCTGCTAGTAATGGGGAGTACTTAGAGAAAATATTTAAGGCAGTAAAAAAAGAAGGCTATGAACTTGAAAAGCAAGTTTTGAATGCTAAAAATTTTAATGTTTTACAAGATAGAAAAAGAGTAATAATAATTGGCTGGCGAAAAGACTTAAAATTACAGTATCCAAAATTTGAGGAAAAAGAAGTGCAATTTGAAGTTTTGAAACATCTTTTTTCGGACTTACCAAAACTAAAAAGTGGACAAGGTGAATGGAATGTTTCTAAATATACAAAAAAAACAAATGTTTACTTAGATTCAACAAGAATAAGGAACGGTATAGATTTTACAACGCAACATATAGCAAGATTTAATAATGAAAATGATTTAGAAATTTACAGAATAGCTGTTGAAAAATGGATTAAAGAAAATAAAAGATTAAATTACGGTGAATTGCCTGCGAGATTAATTAAACATAGTAATACAAAAACATTTTCAAATCGATTTCAAGTTGTAAATCATAAAGGAATATCTCATACTGTTGTTGCACATATTTGTGCTGATGGACATTATTATATTCATCCTGATATTGAACAAAATAGATCAATTACTGTAAGAGAAGCAGCCAGAATACAATCTTTTCCAGATGATTACTTTTTTGAATCTAGTAGAACAGCAGCATTCAAACAAATTGGAAATGCGGTACCTGTTCTCATGGCTGAAGGTATTGCAAATAAAATAAAGGAAATGTTATGA